One genomic region from Evansella sp. LMS18 encodes:
- a CDS encoding ABC transporter ATP-binding protein, whose amino-acid sequence MKFVKPYWKQIIITVIIGMLKFGIPLLIPLILKYVIDDIIGAGDMAASEQLNTLMWLMGIVLAVFLIIRPPVEYFRQYYAQWTGNKILYDIRDQLFSHLQKLSMKFYSSRKSGEIISRVINDVEQTKNFIITGMMNIWLDMFTIIAVIIIMLTMDPWLTLIAVALLPFYAVSIKYFYSRLRDLTRKRSQALAEVQSHLHERLQGMNVIRSFALEDHEQKEFHKQNGNFLNKALDHTRWNAKTFAVVNTLTDIAPVIVIGVAGALVIQDVLTLGTMVAFTAYMDRLYNPLRRLVNSSTTLIQAIASMDRVFELVDEKYDIQDKPGAGPYRHPRGEVIFDNVSFSYENDQEVLKELNFTVKSGETAAIVGMSGGGKSTIMSLIPRFYDVSSGRILVDGKDIREYQVRSLRDRIGMVLQDNIIFSDSVRFNILMGRPEASEEEVIAAAKAANAHDFIMELPDGYDTYIGEQGVKLSGGQKQRVAIARVFLKSPEILIFDEATSALDLESEHLIQQSLFRLAENRTTFIVAHRLSTITHADKILVIENGKLVEIGNHEELIKKQGAYYNLFQVQQLD is encoded by the coding sequence ATGAAATTTGTTAAGCCCTATTGGAAGCAGATAATCATTACAGTAATTATCGGTATGCTGAAGTTCGGCATACCTTTGCTCATACCTTTAATTTTAAAGTATGTAATCGATGATATTATCGGGGCAGGAGATATGGCTGCCAGTGAACAGCTGAATACGTTGATGTGGCTTATGGGTATTGTGCTGGCTGTGTTTCTTATAATCAGGCCACCGGTGGAATATTTTCGGCAGTACTACGCACAATGGACAGGCAATAAAATTTTGTATGATATTCGGGATCAGCTTTTCAGCCATTTACAAAAACTTAGTATGAAGTTTTATTCCAGCAGGAAGAGCGGGGAAATCATATCGAGAGTCATTAATGATGTTGAGCAGACAAAGAATTTTATTATTACCGGAATGATGAACATCTGGCTTGATATGTTTACAATCATTGCTGTGATAATTATCATGCTTACGATGGATCCGTGGCTCACGCTGATAGCTGTTGCTCTCCTGCCATTTTACGCAGTTTCTATTAAATATTTTTACAGCAGGCTCAGGGATCTTACAAGAAAGAGGTCACAGGCACTGGCTGAAGTACAGAGCCACCTTCACGAACGCCTGCAGGGAATGAATGTAATCAGGAGTTTTGCCCTGGAGGATCACGAACAAAAGGAATTCCATAAACAAAACGGAAATTTTCTCAATAAGGCTCTTGACCATACACGATGGAATGCCAAGACATTTGCTGTTGTAAATACGCTGACTGACATAGCTCCTGTAATAGTGATTGGAGTGGCGGGGGCTCTTGTCATTCAGGACGTATTGACATTAGGTACGATGGTCGCTTTTACTGCTTATATGGACCGTCTTTATAACCCGCTCCGCCGGCTTGTTAACTCGTCAACTACCCTTATTCAGGCAATAGCTTCCATGGACCGGGTATTTGAACTGGTCGATGAAAAGTATGATATCCAGGATAAGCCTGGAGCCGGGCCATACCGCCACCCCCGGGGGGAAGTAATCTTCGACAATGTCAGCTTCAGCTATGAGAATGACCAGGAAGTACTGAAAGAGCTGAACTTCACCGTAAAAAGCGGGGAAACAGCTGCAATAGTAGGAATGAGCGGCGGTGGAAAAAGTACGATTATGAGCCTGATTCCCCGATTCTATGACGTCTCTTCAGGGAGGATTCTCGTTGATGGAAAGGATATAAGGGAATACCAGGTCCGTTCTTTAAGGGACCGTATTGGAATGGTTCTGCAGGATAACATCATTTTCAGTGATTCAGTAAGGTTTAACATCCTGATGGGCCGGCCGGAAGCAAGTGAGGAAGAAGTTATCGCTGCAGCAAAAGCCGCGAACGCCCATGACTTCATCATGGAACTTCCTGATGGATACGATACGTATATTGGTGAACAAGGCGTAAAATTATCAGGAGGACAGAAACAGCGTGTTGCGATTGCACGGGTTTTCCTGAAAAGCCCGGAAATCTTAATATTTGATGAAGCAACAAGTGCTCTTGATCTGGAAAGTGAGCATCTCATTCAGCAGTCCCTGTTCCGATTGGCGGAAAACAGGACTACATTTATCGTTGCTCACCGCCTTTCAACAATTACCCATGCGGATAAGATTCTTGTCATAGAGAATGGAAAACTTGTTGAAATAGGTAATCATGAAGAGTTAATTAAAAAGCAAGGCGCCTATTATAATCTTTTCCAGGTGCAGCAGCTGGATTAG
- a CDS encoding DUF402 domain-containing protein, with amino-acid sequence MNFPKTGSNIQVQSYKHNGQLHRVWEETIILKGTSHEVIGGNDRILVQESDGRQWRTREPAICYFTSRHWFNVIGMIRNDGIYYYCNLGTPFTYDGEAVKYIDYDLDIKVFPDMTYKLLDEDEFLLHKEQMNYPDEVEAILRRSVDELVSWVGQKKGPFEPGFVEDWYERFLQYR; translated from the coding sequence GTGAACTTTCCCAAAACAGGCAGTAATATTCAAGTACAGAGCTACAAACATAACGGGCAGCTTCATCGTGTTTGGGAAGAGACAATTATATTAAAGGGCACCTCCCACGAAGTAATCGGCGGGAATGACCGAATACTCGTTCAGGAATCGGACGGGCGGCAATGGAGAACGAGAGAACCGGCCATTTGTTATTTTACTTCGCGCCACTGGTTTAACGTAATTGGCATGATTCGTAATGACGGAATTTATTATTACTGTAATCTTGGGACACCTTTTACATACGATGGAGAAGCAGTGAAATATATTGATTATGATTTGGACATCAAGGTATTTCCGGACATGACATATAAACTTCTTGATGAGGACGAATTTTTATTACATAAAGAGCAAATGAACTATCCTGATGAAGTGGAAGCTATTCTCCGCCGCAGTGTGGACGAGCTTGTGTCGTGGGTAGGCCAGAAAAAGGGCCCTTTTGAGCCTGGGTTTGTTGAAGACTGGTATGAACGTTTTCTTCAGTACAGGTAA
- a CDS encoding DUF3939 domain-containing protein, translating into MLFRKKKKENKNKNAPEKEVKIITCSLDDVRKAVNEYALSLQEGISLRSLAHEDNEINYELLYSHLGGKPDKSFYISKETFEVFENPDYPRLIDLCQIACDQYLLETGEEPVVPGDPDRKISYFKLRNYLSEKPHFELYLHPKDQMVTHRSPKQKK; encoded by the coding sequence ATGCTGTTTCGAAAAAAGAAGAAAGAAAATAAAAACAAAAACGCGCCTGAGAAAGAAGTTAAGATAATTACCTGTTCATTGGATGATGTAAGAAAAGCTGTCAATGAATATGCTTTATCTTTGCAGGAAGGGATTTCCCTGCGCAGCCTTGCGCACGAGGACAATGAAATTAATTATGAGCTTTTATATTCCCATCTTGGCGGTAAGCCGGACAAAAGCTTTTATATATCCAAGGAGACATTTGAGGTGTTCGAGAATCCAGACTATCCAAGGCTTATTGACTTATGCCAGATAGCCTGTGACCAGTATCTACTTGAAACAGGTGAAGAACCGGTAGTTCCGGGGGACCCGGACAGAAAAATCAGTTATTTTAAGTTACGGAACTACTTAAGTGAAAAACCTCACTTTGAGCTTTATTTACATCCTAAAGATCAAATGGTCACCCACAGGTCTCCTAAACAGAAAAAATAA